A window of the Alkalidesulfovibrio alkalitolerans DSM 16529 genome harbors these coding sequences:
- a CDS encoding MerR family transcriptional regulator, with protein sequence MSKRGLVKTPPGQLYIPGMEARTSQKTYKIGQAAKLLDLKPYVLRFWESEFPQIQPVRTDSGQRMYTEETIAVVRRIKHLLWDEGLTIEGARKALDGEVRTVLLRDIEAELLAIKADLAKF encoded by the coding sequence ATGAGCAAGCGCGGCCTTGTGAAAACCCCGCCCGGCCAGCTATACATTCCGGGCATGGAAGCCCGAACGAGCCAAAAGACCTACAAAATCGGGCAGGCGGCCAAGCTGCTCGATCTCAAGCCCTACGTGCTGCGCTTCTGGGAATCCGAATTCCCGCAAATCCAGCCCGTGCGCACGGACTCGGGCCAGCGCATGTACACCGAGGAGACCATCGCCGTGGTCCGGCGCATCAAGCACCTGCTGTGGGACGAGGGGCTGACCATCGAGGGCGCGCGCAAGGCCCTGGACGGCGAAGTGCGCACCGTGCTCCTGCGCGACATCGAGGCCGAGCTCCTGGCCATCAAGGCCGATCTGGCCAAATTCTGA
- a CDS encoding DMT family transporter, with the protein MPSTSTVHPAPPAPSGQALMPLLAALAAALLWGGSFSAAKIALATFSPMSLMWLRMTLATLLLLPLAHRVLPRNVRRKDLKLLAATCLLMPCGYFLFEANALRLTTSAQAGVISSFVPLLVALGAAMFLGEALTRRVVAGLALSMAGVAWLSLAGTAGGSGSAPDPLLGNALEFLAMVCAAGSMLLVKRLSGRYGPWSLTAMQTMVGAVFFLPGATSVDTAPWDWPPEAALAVLFLGGLVTLGAFGLYNWALSRLAAARVSAFINLVPLVAVVFGWLFLEETLTPFQCLAAVMILSGVALSQGRWGMIRLRRYAPEHG; encoded by the coding sequence ATGCCGTCAACATCCACAGTCCATCCCGCGCCCCCCGCGCCCTCAGGGCAGGCCCTCATGCCCCTGCTCGCGGCGCTTGCGGCCGCACTGCTCTGGGGCGGCTCGTTTTCCGCCGCCAAGATCGCGCTCGCGACCTTTTCCCCCATGTCGCTCATGTGGCTGCGCATGACCCTGGCCACGCTCCTGCTTCTGCCGCTCGCACACCGCGTGCTGCCGCGAAACGTGCGGCGCAAGGACTTAAAACTCCTGGCCGCGACCTGCCTGCTCATGCCCTGCGGCTATTTCCTGTTCGAGGCCAACGCCCTGCGCCTGACCACGTCGGCCCAGGCCGGGGTCATCTCCTCCTTCGTGCCGTTGCTCGTGGCCCTTGGCGCGGCCATGTTCCTTGGCGAGGCCCTGACCCGCCGCGTCGTGGCGGGGCTCGCCCTGTCCATGGCAGGGGTGGCCTGGCTTTCCCTGGCCGGCACGGCCGGGGGCTCGGGCTCGGCCCCGGACCCGCTCCTTGGCAACGCGCTCGAATTTCTGGCCATGGTCTGCGCTGCGGGCTCCATGCTGCTCGTCAAACGCCTCTCCGGCCGCTACGGGCCGTGGTCCCTGACAGCCATGCAGACCATGGTCGGAGCGGTCTTCTTCCTTCCCGGCGCAACCAGCGTCGACACCGCGCCGTGGGACTGGCCGCCCGAGGCGGCCCTTGCCGTGCTCTTTCTGGGGGGTCTGGTCACGCTCGGCGCTTTCGGGCTCTACAACTGGGCACTGAGCCGCCTGGCCGCAGCCCGCGTCTCGGCCTTCATAAACCTCGTTCCGCTCGTGGCCGTGGTCTTCGGCTGGCTCTTCCTGGAGGAGACCCTGACGCCGTTCCAATGTCTGGCCGCAGTCATGATCCTTTCGGGGGTGGCCTTGAGCCAGGGGCGCTGGGGCATGATCCGCCTTCGCCGCTACGCGCCCGAGCACGGGTGA
- a CDS encoding AraC family transcriptional regulator, which yields MRPQNDIRFHRDPCLDGLEVSIVRESPHAFPNHTHDYFTIVAMEKGGCFGQGPRRSDAFVQPGQLALINPGQVHSGVPAQGVRPSYRNFYASADWMRTVAAETCGRDVGVPEFTRFVVASPEATRGLMALSHLLERDGDRLEKESCLIEAFTLLLARHGKAPARLARPGREHAAMRIVQEYLAARLDEKVSLEELADLVGLSRYHLLRVFKRSTGMTPHAFHTQLRIDHARGLVREGLPFAEVAAATGFVDQSHFTTTFRQYVGATPGQYAARKF from the coding sequence ATGCGTCCGCAGAACGACATCCGATTCCACCGGGATCCGTGCCTGGACGGGCTGGAAGTCTCCATCGTCCGCGAAAGTCCCCACGCCTTCCCCAACCACACGCACGACTATTTCACCATCGTAGCCATGGAAAAAGGCGGCTGCTTCGGCCAGGGCCCCCGGCGCAGCGACGCCTTTGTCCAGCCGGGCCAACTGGCGCTGATCAACCCGGGCCAGGTGCACAGCGGCGTTCCCGCGCAGGGAGTCCGACCCTCATACCGCAACTTCTACGCCAGCGCGGACTGGATGCGGACCGTCGCGGCCGAGACCTGCGGCCGCGACGTCGGCGTTCCCGAATTCACGCGCTTTGTCGTCGCCTCGCCCGAAGCCACGCGGGGCCTGATGGCCCTTTCGCATCTTCTGGAGCGTGATGGCGACCGGCTGGAAAAGGAATCGTGCCTGATCGAGGCTTTCACCCTGCTGCTGGCCCGCCACGGCAAGGCCCCCGCGCGGCTCGCCCGGCCTGGGCGCGAGCACGCGGCCATGCGGATCGTGCAGGAGTACCTGGCCGCGCGCCTAGACGAGAAGGTATCCCTCGAGGAACTAGCCGATCTGGTCGGGCTCTCACGCTATCATCTCCTGCGGGTCTTCAAACGCAGCACGGGCATGACCCCGCACGCCTTCCACACCCAACTGCGCATCGACCACGCCCGTGGTCTGGTTCGGGAAGGCCTGCCGTTCGCCGAAGTCGCGGCCGCCACGGGCTTCGTGGACCAGAGCCATTTCACCACCACCTTCAGGCAGTACGTGGGCGCAACCCCGGGCCAGTACGCGGCAAGAAAATTCTGA
- a CDS encoding aldehyde ferredoxin oxidoreductase family protein, which translates to MILRINTRTRTHAFEKPGAYAGLGGRALTSRVIRSEVPADCHPLSGENKLVIAPGTLTGTTAATSGRISVGAKSPLTGGIKESNSGGIVSQKLAKLGIQGIILEDKPEQDAPFMVIRVSKDGVTIEDAPATGSMGIYDYAKILDEKYGKAACAVIGAAGEMCLKASTIQFTDMAGRPARSAGRGGMGAVMGSKRVKAIIVDDAGAPGVTYADKDAFMKAGKRWAEILRTHPITSQGLPGFGTAILINIINEAGALPTKNFRTGRFDRASQVSGEKMVELIEKRGGKAKEGCHVGCAIQCSQMFVDEKGEYVTSGFEYETLWAMGPNLLIDDMDTLALLDRHCDEYGVDTIEMGNALAMYMEAGVIPWGDGKAALEMLKKIGARDPLGRILGNGATYVADAFGVDRIPVVKNQSLPAYDPRAVKGVGVTYATSPQGGDHTAGYAVCQNVLSCGGTVAPHSKEGQAELSKNLQIATAAIDSTGFCLFVAFAVLDTADALQTICDLISAKYGQTVTPNDVVALGTQILTDEQEFNKAAGFTKVHDQLPRWFRQKLPPHDVTWDFSAEELQAAKV; encoded by the coding sequence ATGATACTTCGCATCAACACCCGCACCCGCACCCACGCCTTCGAGAAGCCGGGGGCCTACGCGGGCCTTGGCGGCCGCGCACTGACCTCGCGGGTCATCCGGTCCGAGGTTCCGGCCGACTGTCACCCCCTTTCCGGCGAGAACAAGCTGGTCATCGCGCCCGGCACGCTCACGGGCACCACGGCGGCCACCTCGGGCCGCATCTCCGTGGGGGCCAAGTCGCCGCTCACCGGCGGCATCAAGGAATCCAACTCCGGCGGCATCGTCTCGCAAAAGCTCGCCAAGCTCGGCATCCAGGGCATCATCCTGGAGGACAAGCCCGAACAGGACGCGCCCTTCATGGTCATCCGCGTCTCCAAGGACGGCGTGACCATCGAGGACGCCCCGGCCACCGGCAGCATGGGCATCTACGACTACGCCAAGATCCTGGACGAGAAGTACGGCAAGGCCGCCTGCGCCGTGATCGGAGCGGCGGGCGAGATGTGCCTCAAGGCCTCCACCATCCAGTTCACGGACATGGCGGGCCGCCCGGCGCGTTCGGCCGGACGCGGCGGCATGGGCGCGGTCATGGGCTCCAAGCGCGTCAAGGCCATCATCGTGGACGACGCGGGCGCGCCCGGCGTGACCTACGCCGACAAGGACGCCTTCATGAAGGCGGGCAAGCGCTGGGCCGAGATCCTGCGCACCCACCCCATCACCAGCCAGGGCCTGCCCGGCTTCGGCACGGCCATCCTCATCAACATCATCAACGAGGCGGGCGCCCTGCCCACCAAGAACTTCCGCACCGGCCGCTTCGACCGCGCCTCGCAGGTCTCCGGCGAAAAAATGGTCGAACTCATCGAGAAGCGCGGCGGCAAGGCCAAGGAAGGCTGCCACGTAGGCTGCGCCATCCAGTGTTCGCAGATGTTCGTGGACGAAAAGGGCGAGTACGTGACCTCGGGCTTCGAATACGAAACCCTGTGGGCCATGGGACCGAACCTGCTCATCGACGACATGGACACCCTGGCCCTGCTCGACCGCCACTGCGACGAGTACGGCGTGGACACCATCGAGATGGGCAACGCCCTGGCCATGTACATGGAGGCCGGGGTCATCCCCTGGGGCGACGGCAAGGCCGCCCTGGAGATGCTGAAGAAGATCGGCGCGCGCGACCCCTTGGGCCGCATCCTGGGCAACGGCGCGACCTACGTGGCCGACGCCTTCGGCGTGGACCGCATCCCCGTGGTCAAGAACCAGTCCCTGCCCGCCTACGATCCCCGCGCGGTCAAGGGCGTGGGCGTGACCTACGCCACTTCGCCCCAGGGCGGCGACCACACCGCGGGCTACGCCGTGTGCCAGAACGTGCTCTCCTGCGGCGGCACCGTGGCCCCGCACTCCAAGGAAGGCCAGGCCGAGCTCTCCAAGAACCTGCAGATCGCCACGGCCGCCATCGACTCCACGGGCTTTTGCCTCTTCGTGGCCTTCGCCGTGCTCGACACGGCCGACGCCCTGCAGACCATCTGCGACCTTATCTCTGCCAAGTACGGCCAGACAGTGACCCCCAACGACGTGGTCGCCCTGGGCACGCAGATCTTGACCGACGAGCAGGAGTTCAACAAGGCCGCGGGCTTCACCAAGGTGCACGACCAGCTTCCGCGCTGGTTCCGCCAGAAGCTGCCGCCGCATGACGTGACCTGGGACTTCAGCGCCGAAGAGCTTCAGGCCGCCAAGGTCTAG
- the cysQ gene encoding 3'(2'),5'-bisphosphate nucleotidase CysQ has translation MAYDTLVGELTDLAKLAGHEIMKIYATDFTVDYKDDESPLTQADRVSNRLILDYLRDNYPDVPVVSEEGPHIPYPERQSWPRYFSVDPLDGTKEFVKRNGEFTVNIALVARNFPAFGVIYAPAMEMLYWGGKDFGSFKQFREFAPQRIHTHKAAEGEGLRVLISRSHPCPELEVFLEDLPVEQRIVAGSAWKFCLLAEGKADIYPRMTPTREWDTAAGQAIVEGAGGSMTTLDGQPLVYNRQTLVNPGFIARG, from the coding sequence ATGGCATACGACACGCTGGTGGGCGAATTGACGGACCTGGCCAAGCTGGCAGGCCACGAGATCATGAAGATATACGCCACGGATTTCACCGTGGACTACAAGGACGACGAGTCGCCCCTCACCCAGGCGGACAGGGTATCCAACCGCCTGATCCTGGATTATCTGCGCGACAACTATCCGGATGTGCCAGTGGTCTCCGAGGAGGGACCGCACATCCCCTATCCCGAGCGCCAGTCCTGGCCGCGCTATTTCAGCGTCGATCCGCTGGACGGCACCAAGGAGTTCGTCAAGCGCAACGGCGAGTTCACGGTCAACATCGCGCTTGTGGCGCGCAACTTTCCCGCCTTCGGCGTGATCTACGCGCCCGCCATGGAAATGCTCTACTGGGGCGGCAAGGATTTCGGATCTTTCAAGCAATTCCGCGAATTCGCACCGCAACGCATCCACACCCACAAGGCGGCCGAGGGCGAGGGCCTGCGCGTGCTCATCAGCCGTTCGCATCCCTGCCCGGAACTCGAAGTCTTTCTCGAAGACCTGCCCGTGGAGCAGCGCATCGTGGCGGGCAGCGCCTGGAAATTCTGCCTGCTGGCCGAGGGCAAGGCGGACATCTATCCGCGCATGACCCCCACCCGCGAGTGGGACACCGCGGCCGGGCAGGCCATCGTGGAGGGCGCGGGCGGCTCCATGACCACCCTGGACGGCCAGCCCCTGGTTTACAACCGCCAAACCCTGGTCAACCCCGGATTCATCGCGCGCGGCTGA
- a CDS encoding DUF2974 domain-containing protein: MYGENEPREAYDSQLFSEITKDYNILAVEEDGATGLAAVLLQDKSDPSRKVLAFRGTEIGGKVGGKPDGNTDMGDMSANAAILTGRTPEQAKAASRLLERYREEGLISAEDRLDLTGHSLGGFIAEYVAATNPESVNAAVTFNSPGAAA; this comes from the coding sequence GTGTATGGCGAGAATGAGCCGAGAGAAGCATATGATTCTCAGCTTTTCTCGGAAATAACCAAAGACTACAACATCCTTGCTGTGGAGGAGGACGGGGCCACGGGGCTTGCTGCGGTGTTGTTGCAGGACAAGTCCGATCCGTCGCGCAAGGTTCTGGCCTTTCGGGGCACGGAGATCGGCGGCAAGGTCGGCGGAAAGCCCGACGGAAATACCGACATGGGCGACATGTCGGCCAACGCCGCCATCCTCACCGGCCGCACTCCGGAGCAGGCCAAGGCCGCGTCGCGGCTGTTGGAGCGCTACCGCGAGGAAGGGCTCATCTCCGCCGAGGACCGCCTGGATCTGACCGGCCACTCCCTGGGCGGCTTCATCGCGGAATACGTGGCCGCCACGAACCCCGAGTCCGTGAACGCCGCCGTGACCTTCAACTCCCCCGGCGCGGCCGCGTGA
- a CDS encoding DUF2974 domain-containing protein: MDFMERCGDFSLISNFAYAYLSDDDERIYLDINGKEYSVDEPRKERDSQLFSEITQDYNILAVEEDGATGLGAVLLQDKSDPSRKVVAFRGTEIGGKVGGKPDGNTDMGDMSANAAILTGRTPEQAKAASRLLERYREEGLISAEDRLDLAGHSLGGFIAEYVAATNPESVNAAVTFNSPGAAAHVGKVDPSVKDKIINVHAAEGPSPVSGFGPHVGKRIAVPGSSHGIADLRTNLQATKEAAERHNAEVAQTGQGAMIDLSTPEALNRFTQAMQRQTMEPRISTDEFGNSIPGAHHRGWAWQLLGDPEIVRRAAEAAAKGADSGPGAAETPAATRPGAARRPGRGEDESDSGAALEHGHGQGRQMPDGAGQEAGSSERLSLSGRNRAQWPGERTAAGRTRQGDFFWRKGSVESNVNEKFWRDHAPEGQAPGPGSAARPGRESPVQKLPGVSGEPGLPNRPDMTAQQPRARTLEYRPDEDKQESWPFPYRPGEDGQRSGPRAPRPAPGQGDAAKLPWWADEEPPAAKGQGRAPLPAQNVPPGYAGMLMPPPISLRRERAEAGALGNGAMATVDYLRELFAEQYRRR, from the coding sequence ATGGACTTTATGGAAAGGTGCGGAGATTTCTCGTTGATCAGCAATTTCGCCTATGCTTATCTTTCTGATGATGACGAGAGAATCTACCTCGATATCAATGGGAAAGAGTACAGTGTAGATGAACCGCGAAAAGAGCGTGATTCTCAGCTTTTCTCGGAAATAACCCAAGACTACAACATCCTTGCGGTGGAGGAGGACGGGGCCACGGGGCTTGGTGCGGTGTTGTTGCAGGACAAGTCCGATCCGTCGCGCAAGGTTGTGGCCTTTCGGGGCACGGAGATCGGCGGCAAGGTCGGCGGAAAGCCCGACGGAAATACCGACATGGGCGACATGTCGGCCAACGCCGCCATCCTCACCGGCCGCACTCCGGAGCAGGCCAAGGCCGCGTCGCGGCTGTTGGAGCGCTACCGCGAGGAAGGACTCATTTCCGCCGAGGACCGCCTGGACCTGGCCGGCCACTCCCTGGGCGGCTTCATCGCGGAATACGTGGCCGCCACGAACCCCGAGTCCGTGAACGCCGCCGTGACCTTCAACTCCCCCGGCGCGGCCGCGCACGTCGGCAAGGTCGATCCGTCCGTGAAGGACAAGATCATCAACGTGCATGCGGCCGAGGGGCCGTCGCCGGTTTCCGGATTCGGCCCGCACGTCGGCAAGCGCATCGCCGTGCCCGGCTCGTCGCACGGCATTGCCGATCTGCGCACGAACCTGCAGGCCACCAAAGAGGCTGCCGAGCGCCACAACGCCGAGGTCGCGCAGACCGGCCAGGGAGCCATGATCGACCTTTCGACCCCCGAGGCCCTGAACCGTTTCACACAGGCGATGCAACGGCAGACCATGGAGCCGCGCATATCCACGGACGAGTTCGGGAACAGCATTCCGGGCGCCCACCACCGGGGATGGGCCTGGCAGCTTCTCGGCGATCCCGAGATCGTGCGGCGCGCTGCCGAGGCTGCGGCAAAGGGCGCGGACAGCGGCCCCGGCGCGGCCGAGACTCCCGCTGCGACGCGTCCGGGCGCAGCACGGCGGCCGGGCAGGGGCGAGGACGAGTCAGACAGCGGCGCGGCCCTTGAGCATGGCCACGGCCAGGGGCGGCAGATGCCGGACGGCGCGGGACAGGAAGCCGGGTCGAGTGAGCGCCTCTCCCTTTCCGGTCGGAACCGCGCGCAATGGCCGGGTGAGCGCACTGCCGCGGGCCGGACGCGGCAGGGCGATTTTTTTTGGCGCAAAGGTTCTGTTGAATCGAATGTTAATGAAAAGTTCTGGAGAGACCATGCGCCCGAGGGCCAGGCTCCGGGGCCGGGCAGCGCCGCACGTCCGGGTCGTGAATCCCCGGTGCAAAAGTTGCCAGGCGTGTCCGGCGAGCCAGGCTTGCCGAACCGGCCGGACATGACCGCGCAGCAGCCCAGGGCGCGCACGCTGGAGTACCGGCCGGACGAGGACAAGCAGGAGTCCTGGCCGTTTCCGTACAGGCCGGGCGAGGACGGACAGCGATCCGGGCCGCGCGCGCCGCGACCCGCGCCGGGCCAGGGGGATGCCGCAAAACTTCCCTGGTGGGCGGACGAGGAGCCGCCCGCCGCCAAGGGACAAGGCCGCGCGCCATTGCCCGCGCAGAACGTGCCTCCGGGCTACGCGGGCATGCTGATGCCGCCCCCGATCTCCCTGCGCCGCGAGCGCGCCGAGGCAGGGGCGCTTGGCAACGGGGCCATGGCCACGGTGGATTATTTGCGGGAATTGTTCGCCGAGCAGTATCGCCGCCGCTGA
- a CDS encoding menaquinone biosynthetic enzyme MqnA/MqnD family protein — translation MSQTAPIRVGRIGYLNVLPIYHPIEAGEVAGPLSVVSGPPAELNRLARAGELDVTACSSIEYAMAAKDYLLLPRLAIGSRGHVKSVLLLSRHPVARLDGKAVRVSFQTHTSVALLRLFLERRVGIAPRYESGDVTRALQGGERPDAFLAIGDEALRLADHPDYPHRWDLGSVWLDWTGLPFIFGVWIARRQAAVAAPQAVAEAARALVAAKDWSAGRPEVVARLAAGQGGFSEQAMRAYFEGLVFDFGPREQEGLAVFFAMLAEAGHIETAPRLEFLDI, via the coding sequence ATGAGCCAGACCGCGCCCATCCGCGTGGGCAGGATCGGCTACCTGAACGTCCTGCCCATCTATCATCCCATCGAGGCTGGAGAGGTCGCCGGGCCGCTGTCCGTGGTCTCCGGGCCTCCAGCGGAACTGAACCGCTTGGCGCGCGCCGGGGAACTGGACGTCACGGCCTGCTCGTCCATCGAATACGCCATGGCCGCCAAGGACTACCTGCTGCTGCCCAGGCTCGCCATCGGTAGCCGGGGGCATGTGAAGAGCGTGCTCCTGCTCTCGCGCCACCCCGTGGCCCGGCTCGACGGCAAGGCCGTGCGCGTGAGCTTTCAGACCCACACCTCCGTGGCCCTGCTCAGGCTCTTTTTGGAGCGCCGCGTGGGCATCGCGCCGCGCTACGAGTCAGGCGACGTGACCCGCGCCCTGCAAGGCGGCGAGCGGCCCGACGCCTTTTTGGCCATCGGCGACGAGGCGCTTCGGCTCGCGGACCATCCCGACTACCCCCACCGCTGGGATCTTGGCAGCGTCTGGCTGGACTGGACCGGGTTGCCCTTCATCTTCGGCGTGTGGATCGCGCGGCGGCAGGCGGCCGTGGCCGCGCCGCAGGCCGTGGCCGAGGCGGCGCGCGCGCTCGTCGCGGCCAAGGACTGGAGCGCGGGACGGCCCGAGGTCGTGGCCCGGCTCGCGGCCGGGCAGGGGGGCTTTTCCGAGCAGGCCATGCGCGCCTATTTCGAGGGCCTGGTCTTCGACTTCGGCCCGCGCGAGCAGGAGGGGCTGGCCGTGTTCTTCGCCATGCTGGCCGAGGCGGGCCACATCGAGACCGCCCCGCGCCTGGAATTCCTGGACATCTGA
- the mqnC gene encoding cyclic dehypoxanthinyl futalosine synthase, translating to MASLLHVARAKARDHERLNADEALALLREEDFHALARLAHLRRLHLHPEPVVTYVVDRNINYTNVCVCGCKFCAYFAAPDATGGYVLSEEELDRKIVETKAVGGTQILMQGGHHPDLPLSFYEDMLARIAARHDIHIHAFSPPEIVHFAGLSGLTTREVVRRLKAAGLHSIPGGGAEILVDRVRREIAPNKCPAADWLRVMEEAHEEGLRTSATMMFGHLETEAERIEHMLRLREVQDRTGGFTAFIPWTFQPENTALSRCRPLTAPEYLRTLAVARLVLDNVANLQVSWVTMGAKVAQLALFFGANDFGSTMLEENVVAAAGVRFRLSEEEIRRVVRAAGFTPRRRLMDYTPAPEDFDDDAREAGRAQ from the coding sequence ATGGCTAGCCTGCTGCACGTTGCCAGGGCCAAGGCCCGCGACCACGAGCGCCTGAACGCCGATGAGGCGCTGGCGCTGCTGCGCGAGGAGGACTTCCACGCCCTGGCGCGCCTGGCCCATCTGCGCCGCCTGCATCTGCATCCCGAGCCGGTCGTGACCTACGTGGTGGACCGCAACATCAACTACACCAACGTCTGCGTCTGCGGCTGCAAGTTCTGCGCGTATTTCGCCGCGCCGGACGCCACGGGCGGCTACGTCCTCTCCGAGGAGGAACTCGACCGCAAGATCGTCGAGACCAAGGCCGTGGGCGGCACGCAGATCCTCATGCAGGGCGGGCATCATCCCGATCTTCCGCTGTCCTTCTACGAGGACATGCTCGCGCGCATCGCCGCGCGCCACGACATCCACATCCACGCCTTCTCCCCGCCGGAAATCGTGCACTTCGCGGGGCTTTCGGGCCTGACCACGCGCGAGGTCGTCAGGCGGCTCAAGGCGGCGGGCCTGCACTCCATCCCCGGCGGCGGGGCCGAGATACTGGTGGACCGCGTGCGGCGCGAGATCGCGCCCAACAAGTGTCCGGCGGCCGACTGGCTGCGGGTCATGGAGGAAGCCCACGAGGAGGGGCTTCGCACCTCCGCGACCATGATGTTCGGGCACCTGGAGACCGAGGCCGAACGCATCGAGCACATGCTGCGCCTGCGCGAGGTGCAAGACCGCACCGGCGGCTTCACGGCCTTCATCCCCTGGACCTTCCAGCCGGAGAACACGGCCCTTTCGCGCTGCCGTCCGCTGACCGCGCCCGAGTATCTGCGCACCCTGGCCGTGGCCCGGCTGGTGCTGGACAACGTCGCCAACCTCCAGGTCTCCTGGGTGACCATGGGGGCCAAGGTGGCGCAGCTCGCGCTCTTCTTCGGGGCCAACGACTTCGGTTCGACCATGCTGGAAGAGAACGTGGTCGCGGCCGCCGGGGTGCGTTTCCGCCTCTCCGAGGAGGAGATCAGGCGCGTGGTGCGCGCGGCCGGGTTCACCCCCCGCCGCCGCCTGATGGACTACACGCCCGCGCCCGAGGATTTCGACGACGACGCGCGCGAGGCGGGCCGGGCGCAATGA
- the mqnE gene encoding aminofutalosine synthase MqnE, with translation MDISWYRSLGLADVAEKAASGERLSMEDGERLFACPDVTAVGALAHMVRARLHGDKAFYVLNRHINYTNICINGCLFCAYARERGQEGAFRLSLDDIVQKATEGPVPDEIHIVGGCHPDIPLAFFEEALTALKKALPDTELKCFTAVEIAHFARLEGISTVEVLTRLKRAGLAMLPGGGAEIFAPEVRSRICPKKSTAEEWLRIAGEAHALNIPTNCTMLYGHVESVRHRLEHLDALRRQQDESGGFACFIPLSFQVKNNLLGVREAVTGVEDLKTIAVSRLMLDNIMHIKAYWIMLGVKLAQTALWFGANDLDGTVVEEKIGHMAGADSAAALSRAELEAMIRGAGFTPVRRGARFTVKEAAHG, from the coding sequence ATGGATATTTCCTGGTATCGCTCCCTCGGCTTGGCCGACGTCGCCGAAAAGGCGGCCTCGGGCGAGCGCCTGTCCATGGAGGACGGCGAGCGCCTTTTCGCCTGCCCCGACGTCACGGCCGTGGGCGCGCTGGCCCACATGGTCCGCGCGCGCCTGCACGGCGACAAGGCCTTTTACGTCCTGAACAGGCACATCAACTACACCAACATCTGCATCAACGGCTGCCTGTTCTGCGCCTACGCCCGCGAGCGCGGCCAGGAAGGGGCCTTTCGCCTCTCCCTGGACGACATCGTGCAAAAGGCCACGGAAGGTCCCGTACCCGACGAAATCCACATCGTGGGCGGCTGTCATCCGGACATCCCGCTCGCGTTTTTCGAAGAGGCGCTGACGGCCCTGAAAAAGGCCCTGCCGGACACGGAGCTCAAGTGCTTCACGGCCGTTGAGATCGCGCACTTCGCGCGGCTTGAGGGCATTTCTACCGTCGAGGTGCTGACCCGCCTCAAGCGCGCGGGGCTGGCCATGCTGCCCGGCGGCGGGGCCGAGATCTTCGCGCCCGAGGTGCGAAGCCGCATCTGCCCCAAGAAGAGCACGGCCGAGGAATGGCTGCGCATCGCGGGCGAGGCGCACGCGCTTAACATCCCCACCAACTGCACCATGCTCTACGGCCACGTCGAGAGCGTGCGCCACCGCCTGGAGCACCTGGACGCGCTGCGCCGCCAGCAGGATGAAAGCGGCGGCTTCGCCTGCTTCATCCCGCTCTCCTTCCAGGTGAAGAACAACCTGCTCGGCGTGCGCGAGGCCGTGACCGGCGTGGAGGATCTGAAAACCATCGCCGTGTCGCGGCTGATGCTCGACAACATCATGCACATCAAGGCCTACTGGATCATGCTCGGGGTCAAGCTGGCCCAGACCGCGCTGTGGTTCGGGGCTAACGACCTGGACGGCACCGTGGTGGAGGAGAAGATCGGCCACATGGCGGGCGCGGACTCCGCGGCCGCGCTCTCGCGCGCCGAGCTCGAAGCCATGATCCGGGGCGCGGGCTTCACGCCCGTGCGGCGCGGAGCGCGCTTCACCGTCAAGGAGGCCGCGCATGGCTAG